The proteins below come from a single Zea mays cultivar B73 chromosome 8, Zm-B73-REFERENCE-NAM-5.0, whole genome shotgun sequence genomic window:
- the LOC103636140 gene encoding carboxyl-terminal-processing peptidase 1, chloroplastic yields the protein MWPLSYLPPAPAQQLRAHPGPGSGRGPRPQPCGLPFPDALRTAAAAAAVSLSLIYGNGVGAAFAASAAQPTEVCRNGGAEMVEEVRAEAVTNEQLVEEAWEVVNESFLPDAASRPWSPEMWMQRKQDVLQGTIKSRARAHDIIRKMLASLGDPYTRFLSPSEFSKMSKYDMTGIGLNLREIPDENGSFKLMVLGLLLDGPAYSAGVRQGDELLSVNGIDVKGKSAFDASSMLQGPKETFVTIKVKHGDCGPVESMKVQRQLVTRTPVFYRLEKRENNDSSVGYIHITEFNAVAKKDLVSALKRLQKSGASYFVLDLRDNLGGLVQAGIETAKLFLNKGDTVIYTAGRDRLVQKAIVAESGPMIATPLMLLVNNRTASASEIVASALHDNCKAVLVGERTFGKGLIQSVFELHDGSGIVVTVGKYVTPNHKDINGNGIEPDYNRLPDFNEAKDFLSRCGIKELS from the exons ATGTGGCCACTCTCCTACCTGCCGCCGGCACCGGCGCAGCAGTTGCGAGCGCACCCCGGTCCCGGCTCCGGCCGCGGGCCCAGGCCGCAGCCGTGCGGGCTGCCGTTCCCCGACGCCCTCCgcacggctgcggctgcggccgcCGTCTCCCTTTCTCTCATCTATGGCAACGGCGTGGGCGCGGCCTTCGCGGCATCAGCGGCGCAACCCACGGAGGTGTGCCGGAACGGGGGCGCGGAGATGGTAGAGGAGGTGAGGGCCGAGGCGGTGACTAACGAGCAGCTCGTGGAGGAGGCGTGGGAGGTGGTCAACGAGAGCTTCCTCCCCGACGCCGCCAGCCGTCCGTGGTCGCCAGAGATGTGGATG CAAAGGAAGCAGGATGTTCTCCAAGGCACAATTAAATCTCGTGCTAGAGCCCATGATATCATTCGCAAGATGCTAGCGAGCCTCGGTGACCCTTACACTCGGTTTCTATCTCCCTCCGAA TTCTCAAAGATGTCAAAATATGACATGACGGGAATTGGATTAAATCtgcgggagattcctgatgaaaaTGGTTCTTTTAAGTTGATGGTATTAGGGCTGTTGTTAGATGGGCCTGCTTACTCTGCTGGTGTTAGACAG GGTGATGAGCTTTTATCAGTCAACGGCATTGATGTAAAGGGTAAATCTGCATTTGATGCTTCATCCATGCTGCAAGGTCCAAAGGAGACGTTCGTTACGATTAAG GTTAAGCATGGCGACTGTGGTCCTGTTGAGTCAATGAAGGTGCAGAGGCAACTGGTTACTCGAACTCCAGTTTTCTATCGTTtggagaaaagagaaaacaatgatTCATCTGTTGGGTATATTCACATTACAGAGTTCAATGCAGTGGCCAAAAAAGATTTGGTTAGTG CGCTAAAACGTCTACAGAAATCAGGCGCCTCCTATTTTGTTCTGGATTTGAGGGACAATCTTGGTGGACTAGTGCAA GCTGGAATCGAGACAGCAAAGCTCTTTCTGAATAAAGGAGACACG GTCATTTATACTGCTGGCCGGGATCGCCTAGTCCAAAAGGCAATTGTTGCTGAAAGTGGACCTATGATTGCTACTCCCCTCATG TTGCTGGTGAATAATAGGACAGCAAGCGCCAGTGAAATA GTTGCTTCAGCACTTCATGACAATTGCAAAGCTGTTCTTGTTGGCGAAAGGACTTTTGGCAAG GGCTTAATCCAATCTGTATTTGAACTTCATGATGGTTCTGGTATTGTCGTCACAGTTGGCAAATACGTGACACCAAACCACAAGGATATCAATGGGAATGGAATAGAACCGGATTACAATCGTCTTCCTG ATTTCAATGAAGCCAAAGATTTCCTTTCACGATGCGGAATTAAAGAATTAAGCTGA